In Azospirillum ramasamyi, one DNA window encodes the following:
- a CDS encoding GNAT family N-acetyltransferase, protein MSRTMQDPQVTLAPVAPHDLPAFKQEMEDSFAVAVIEEFGCLPEDSIPRGDDLDHSMTVPGTVLLHILCDGQRVGGAVVVIDEETNRNSLDLFFISSQKHGRGLGFKAWTAIERMYPATRVWQTHTPYFEKRNIHFYVNKCGFKIVEFFSDRHPDPHFPGPSGLPGGGEMFRFEKVM, encoded by the coding sequence ATGTCCAGGACGATGCAGGATCCCCAGGTTACGCTGGCACCCGTGGCCCCCCACGATCTGCCGGCCTTCAAGCAGGAGATGGAAGACTCCTTCGCCGTCGCCGTCATCGAGGAGTTCGGCTGCCTGCCGGAGGACTCGATCCCCCGCGGCGACGATCTCGACCACTCCATGACGGTGCCGGGCACCGTGCTGCTTCACATCCTCTGCGACGGCCAGCGGGTCGGCGGCGCCGTCGTCGTGATCGACGAGGAGACGAACCGCAACTCGCTGGACCTCTTCTTCATTTCGTCGCAGAAGCATGGCCGGGGCCTGGGTTTCAAGGCCTGGACGGCCATCGAGCGGATGTATCCGGCGACTCGCGTCTGGCAGACCCACACCCCCTATTTCGAAAAGCGCAACATCCACTTCTATGTGAACAAGTGCGGCTTCAAGATCGTCGAGTTCTTCAGCGACCGGCACCCGGACCCGCATTTCCCCGGCCCGTCCGGCCTGCCCGGCGGCGGCGAGATGTTCCGCTTCGAAAAGGTCATGTGA
- a CDS encoding THUMP domain-containing class I SAM-dependent RNA methyltransferase — translation MNTDPVHTDQDFEIFLVAAPGLEPVLCAEAGDRGFANPTAVKGGVTVTGGWPEVWRANLELRGATRVLARIASFRAFHLAQLDKRARRVPWAQILRADVPVRVEASCKGSRIYHAGAAAQRIERAIAEELGAPIVKAAPKKTGKSADKDAPEDDTRAVQIKARIDDDLCTISVDSSGESLHKRGHKEAVNKAPMRETLAALFLRQCGYDGRAPVPVVDPMCGSGTFVIEAAEIAAGLKPGRSRSFAFEQLANFDPAVWRSLRGSGAATPPTVRFYGSDRDAGAVAMSRANAERAGVSAWTDFAHHAISDLTPPEGPPGLVIVNPPYGARIGEGKSLIPLYHAMGQTLRTHFAGWRVGIVTNEAALAKATELPFMEGGVSVSNGGIRVTLYRTEALA, via the coding sequence ATGAACACCGACCCAGTCCATACCGACCAAGATTTCGAGATTTTCCTGGTGGCCGCCCCCGGCCTGGAACCCGTGCTGTGCGCGGAGGCCGGCGACCGCGGCTTCGCCAACCCCACCGCGGTGAAGGGCGGCGTGACGGTCACCGGCGGCTGGCCCGAGGTCTGGCGGGCAAATCTGGAACTGCGCGGCGCCACCCGCGTATTGGCGCGCATCGCCTCCTTCCGCGCCTTCCATCTGGCGCAGCTGGACAAGCGGGCGCGCCGCGTTCCCTGGGCGCAAATCCTGCGCGCCGACGTGCCGGTGCGGGTCGAGGCCTCCTGCAAGGGCTCGCGCATCTACCACGCGGGCGCCGCCGCCCAGCGCATCGAACGCGCCATCGCCGAGGAGCTGGGCGCCCCCATCGTCAAGGCCGCGCCCAAGAAGACCGGCAAATCCGCCGATAAGGACGCGCCGGAGGACGACACCCGCGCCGTCCAGATCAAGGCGCGCATCGACGACGACCTCTGCACCATCAGCGTCGACAGTTCCGGCGAGTCCCTGCACAAGCGCGGCCACAAGGAAGCGGTCAACAAGGCGCCGATGCGCGAAACGCTGGCGGCGCTGTTCCTGCGCCAGTGCGGCTATGACGGGCGCGCCCCGGTTCCCGTCGTGGATCCCATGTGCGGCTCCGGCACCTTCGTCATCGAGGCCGCCGAGATCGCCGCCGGCCTGAAGCCCGGCCGCTCCCGGTCCTTCGCCTTCGAGCAGCTCGCCAATTTCGACCCCGCCGTCTGGCGGAGCCTGCGCGGCAGCGGCGCGGCCACGCCGCCGACGGTGCGCTTTTACGGCAGCGACCGCGACGCCGGCGCCGTCGCCATGAGCCGTGCCAACGCCGAGCGCGCCGGCGTTTCCGCCTGGACCGATTTCGCCCACCACGCCATCAGCGACCTGACCCCGCCGGAGGGTCCGCCCGGCCTCGTCATCGTCAACCCGCCCTACGGCGCCCGCATCGGCGAAGGCAAGTCCCTGATCCCGCTCTACCACGCCATGGGCCAGACCTTGAGGACGCACTTCGCCGGCTGGCGCGTGGGCATCGTCACCAACGAAGCCGCCCTGGCCAAGGCGACGGAGCTTCCCTTTATGGAAGGCGGCGTGTCGGTGTCGAACGGCGGCATCCGGGTAACGCTGTATCGGACGGAGGCGTTGGCCTGA
- a CDS encoding GNAT family N-acetyltransferase, giving the protein MADQSVHFQSVQVQYAVEPDLTAGDFIDVLERSGLAERRPVGDRPRVEAMLRNAGLIVTARDQGRLVGVARSITDFVYCCYLSDLAVDRALQGRGIGKELMRRTRDAMGEGTMCLLLSAPKAISFYEQAGLKRHEQAFLFTDLE; this is encoded by the coding sequence ATGGCCGACCAATCCGTTCACTTCCAATCCGTTCAGGTCCAGTACGCGGTCGAACCGGACCTGACCGCGGGCGATTTCATCGACGTTCTGGAACGCTCCGGGCTGGCGGAACGCCGGCCCGTGGGCGACCGCCCGCGGGTGGAGGCGATGCTGCGCAACGCCGGCCTGATCGTCACCGCAAGGGACCAAGGCCGGCTGGTCGGCGTCGCCCGGTCGATCACCGACTTCGTCTATTGCTGCTACCTGTCCGACCTCGCCGTCGACCGCGCCCTTCAGGGGCGCGGCATCGGAAAGGAGCTGATGCGCCGCACCCGCGACGCGATGGGGGAGGGCACCATGTGCCTGCTGCTGTCGGCGCCCAAGGCCATCAGCTTCTACGAGCAGGCCGGGCTGAAGCGGCACGAACAGGCCTTCCTGTTCACCGATCTGGAATAA
- a CDS encoding PhzF family phenazine biosynthesis protein: MRLPIYQVDAFTDRVFAGNPAAVVPLESWLPDSQLQAIAAENNLAETAFFTRSGQGVEGGYELRWFTPAVEVDLCGHATLATAFVISTILEPGRAHMDFATRQAGTLTVTRDGDRYTLDFPNRPASPAERPDPNLLAALGGPAPAAVLSGRDYLVVYDSADAVRGLAPDMALLSKLDLWAVCVTAPGDGGADFVSRLFAPAQGIPEDPVTGSTHCMLTPYWAERLGKTVLTARQVSARGGDLLCELAGDRVKIGGQAVLYLEGSILV, encoded by the coding sequence ATGCGCCTGCCGATCTATCAGGTCGATGCCTTCACCGACCGCGTCTTCGCCGGCAATCCGGCGGCGGTCGTGCCGCTGGAATCCTGGCTGCCCGATTCGCAGCTGCAGGCCATCGCGGCGGAGAACAATCTGGCGGAGACCGCCTTCTTCACCCGCAGCGGCCAAGGGGTGGAAGGGGGATATGAGCTGCGTTGGTTCACCCCGGCGGTGGAGGTCGATCTGTGCGGCCACGCCACGCTGGCGACCGCCTTCGTCATCTCCACGATTCTGGAACCCGGCCGCGCCCATATGGATTTCGCCACCCGGCAGGCCGGCACGCTGACCGTCACCCGCGACGGCGACCGCTACACGCTGGACTTCCCCAACCGTCCGGCCAGCCCGGCGGAGCGTCCCGACCCCAATCTGCTGGCGGCGCTGGGCGGACCGGCGCCGGCGGCGGTGCTGAGCGGACGCGACTATCTGGTGGTCTACGACTCGGCCGACGCGGTGCGGGGGCTGGCGCCGGATATGGCGCTGCTGTCGAAGCTCGATCTGTGGGCCGTCTGCGTCACCGCGCCGGGAGACGGCGGCGCCGATTTCGTGTCGCGCCTGTTCGCCCCGGCCCAGGGCATCCCCGAGGATCCGGTCACCGGCTCCACCCACTGCATGCTGACCCCCTATTGGGCGGAGCGGCTGGGCAAGACCGTGCTGACGGCGCGTCAGGTCTCGGCCCGCGGCGGCGACCTGCTGTGCGAGCTGGCCGGCGACCGGGTGAAGATCGGCGGGCAGGCGGTGCTGTACCTGGAAGGCTCGATTCTGGTGTGA
- a CDS encoding SDR family NAD(P)-dependent oxidoreductase — translation MTATEFADWPADLLAQEFRGKRVLVTGSSRGIGAAVAAAFAQLGARVAIHGRDAAAVEAAAAGMAAAGMAAGVIPLAGDFADKAEVRRVVESAVDRLGGLDVLINNAGTMLGRVALGDIDDDFLQKQFDLNAASAVIASRTALPALIASKGAIVNTGSISGRTGGSAGSSLYSAAKAFQASLARSLATELAPHGIRVNAVSPGTIDTDFHQRYSTPDKLMQTVARIPLKRLGTAQDCVGAYLFLASGRLAGYITGQVIEVNGGQFYN, via the coding sequence ATGACCGCGACCGAATTTGCCGATTGGCCCGCCGACCTGCTGGCGCAGGAGTTCCGCGGCAAGCGGGTTCTGGTGACCGGCAGCAGCCGCGGCATCGGCGCCGCGGTGGCGGCGGCCTTCGCCCAACTCGGCGCCCGCGTCGCCATCCATGGCCGCGACGCGGCGGCCGTCGAGGCTGCTGCTGCGGGAATGGCGGCGGCGGGGATGGCGGCGGGAGTGATCCCGCTGGCCGGCGACTTCGCCGACAAGGCGGAGGTCCGCCGGGTGGTGGAAAGCGCGGTGGACCGGCTCGGCGGGCTGGATGTGCTGATCAACAATGCCGGCACCATGCTGGGCCGGGTGGCGCTGGGGGATATCGACGACGATTTCCTGCAGAAGCAGTTCGACCTGAACGCCGCCTCCGCCGTCATCGCCAGCCGGACGGCGCTGCCGGCGCTGATCGCGTCGAAGGGGGCCATCGTCAACACCGGCTCCATCTCCGGCCGGACCGGGGGCAGCGCCGGGTCGTCGCTCTACAGCGCGGCCAAGGCCTTCCAGGCCAGTCTCGCCCGCTCGCTGGCGACGGAGCTCGCGCCGCACGGCATCCGCGTCAACGCGGTGTCCCCCGGCACCATCGACACCGATTTCCACCAGCGCTATTCGACCCCGGACAAATTGATGCAAACCGTGGCGCGCATTCCGCTGAAGCGGCTGGGAACGGCGCAGGATTGCGTCGGCGCCTACCTGTTCCTCGCCTCCGGCCGGCTGGCCGGCTACATCACCGGGCAGGTGATCGAGGTGAATGGAGGGCAGTTCTATAACTAA
- a CDS encoding RluA family pseudouridine synthase, translating to MSDEFFDPEDAGSPAETAGPLAYTVPDEAAGQRLDKALAAGLPDLSRSRVQALLEQGCVRGDGRTITDPSLRVKPGQTFEVQVPGAETAEPVPQDIPIDVVYEDADVLVIDKPAGLVVHPAAGNPDGTLVNALLAHCGDSLSGIGGVRRPGIVHRLDKDTSGLMVVAKNDRAHHGLSEQFSDRTLSRTYLALVWGVPNPTQGRIEGNIGRSSADRKKMAVVTGGGKHAATKYRVVKSFGMAASLVECVLETGRTHQIRVHLTHIGHPLVGDPLYGRGRSGRPGGKFASLLPEPARGSLVGFPRQALHAAALTFRHPVSGEIVTFRSPIPADIHELIVTLETV from the coding sequence ATGTCCGACGAATTCTTCGATCCGGAAGACGCCGGTTCGCCCGCGGAAACCGCCGGGCCGCTGGCCTACACGGTTCCCGACGAGGCGGCCGGCCAACGGCTGGACAAGGCGCTGGCCGCCGGTCTGCCGGACCTGTCGCGGTCGCGCGTGCAGGCCCTGCTGGAACAGGGCTGCGTGCGCGGCGACGGGCGGACGATAACGGACCCGTCCCTGAGGGTCAAACCCGGCCAGACCTTCGAGGTGCAGGTGCCGGGGGCGGAAACCGCCGAACCGGTGCCGCAGGACATCCCGATCGACGTGGTGTACGAGGATGCCGACGTGCTGGTGATCGACAAGCCGGCCGGCCTCGTCGTGCATCCCGCCGCCGGCAACCCGGACGGCACGCTGGTCAACGCCCTGCTCGCCCATTGCGGCGACAGCCTGTCCGGCATCGGCGGGGTGCGGCGGCCCGGCATCGTCCACCGGCTGGACAAGGACACCAGCGGCCTGATGGTGGTCGCCAAGAACGACCGCGCCCACCATGGCCTGTCGGAGCAATTCTCCGACCGCACGCTGAGCCGCACCTATCTGGCGCTGGTCTGGGGCGTGCCCAACCCGACACAGGGCCGGATCGAGGGCAACATCGGCCGCAGCAGCGCCGACCGCAAGAAGATGGCGGTGGTGACCGGCGGCGGAAAACACGCCGCCACCAAGTACCGCGTGGTCAAGAGCTTCGGCATGGCCGCCTCGCTGGTCGAATGCGTGCTGGAGACCGGGCGCACCCACCAGATCCGCGTCCACCTGACCCATATCGGCCATCCGCTGGTCGGCGACCCGCTCTATGGCCGCGGCCGGTCGGGACGGCCGGGGGGCAAATTCGCCTCCCTGCTGCCGGAACCGGCGCGGGGCAGCCTTGTTGGTTTTCCGCGACAGGCGCTGCATGCCGCGGCCCTGACCTTCCGCCATCCCGTCAGCGGCGAGATCGTGACCTTCCGCTCTCCAATCCCGGCCGATATTCATGAACTAATTGTCACCTTGGAAACGGTTTAA
- a CDS encoding methyl-accepting chemotaxis protein translates to MNATSQSQPAKAGAFANLHTATKIYTGFGVTLALLVGLGAVSWTGLRSSDDALRQYAVQSHVAMSVAEADTNMADALGSAEEFVSSGSPAVADEFRSDMVMFRQKLEAAIERMTRTSDLQAAQEITSLHQTLTAGFDSLVAARTERDQIVASVVNTLGAEIRRTLSDTVKAERDGGNLDRVVRAADVSEQFLLVRVLVARFVAETKPEDLERIRKDLADLGTKAEALRDGMADGPVKAKLADAVAKLPAYRVGIERIAVLSADLKSLNSQTLGKAGKEIGDKIGLIRSNSADFLAQLERTAAAEVAAAEKRGTAVTIVAVLAGLLLAWAISRAITRPLGAITGAMGRLAQGDLSVAVTHADRRDEIGALARSLEVFKTNALEMERMRKAQEESERKAAEHRRETMMQMADTFESTVKGIVDTVANAATGMRDAATALTATAQEASERSLLVASASEQASANVQTVATATEELSASISEIGQQVENSTRIATQAVADADGADRTMRELVTAAEQIGAVVELISGIAAQTNLLALNATIEAARAGEAGKGFAVVASEVKALATQTAKATDEIQAKVQEIQHTTGDAQKSIGSIGRTIGRMSEITTAIAAAIEEQASATREIASSVTQAAQGTEEVSSNIAGVSTAVHETGDAAGRVRGTSQELAAEAERLRREVGTFIATVRAA, encoded by the coding sequence ATGAACGCAACCAGCCAGAGCCAGCCCGCCAAGGCGGGAGCCTTTGCCAATCTTCATACGGCGACCAAGATCTACACCGGCTTCGGCGTCACGCTGGCGCTGCTGGTCGGGCTGGGGGCGGTGTCCTGGACCGGCCTGCGGTCGAGCGACGACGCGCTCCGCCAATACGCGGTGCAGTCGCATGTCGCCATGTCGGTGGCGGAGGCGGACACCAACATGGCCGACGCCCTGGGCTCGGCGGAGGAGTTCGTGTCCAGCGGCTCGCCCGCGGTGGCCGACGAGTTCCGCAGCGACATGGTGATGTTCCGCCAGAAGCTGGAAGCCGCCATCGAGCGGATGACCCGGACATCCGACCTTCAGGCGGCGCAGGAGATCACGTCGCTGCACCAGACGCTGACCGCCGGCTTCGACAGTCTCGTCGCCGCGCGGACGGAGCGCGACCAGATCGTCGCGTCGGTGGTGAACACGCTGGGCGCCGAAATCCGCCGCACGCTGAGCGATACCGTCAAGGCGGAACGGGATGGCGGCAACCTCGACCGCGTCGTGCGCGCGGCCGATGTCAGCGAACAGTTCCTGCTGGTCCGCGTGCTGGTCGCCCGCTTCGTGGCGGAAACCAAGCCGGAGGATCTGGAGCGCATCCGCAAGGATCTGGCCGACCTGGGCACGAAGGCGGAGGCGCTGCGCGACGGGATGGCGGACGGCCCGGTCAAGGCCAAGCTGGCCGACGCCGTCGCGAAGCTGCCCGCCTACCGCGTGGGGATCGAGCGCATCGCGGTGCTGAGCGCCGATCTGAAGTCGCTGAACAGCCAGACGCTGGGCAAGGCCGGCAAGGAGATCGGCGACAAGATCGGCCTGATCCGCTCCAACTCCGCCGACTTCCTGGCTCAGCTGGAGCGCACCGCCGCCGCCGAGGTCGCGGCGGCCGAAAAGCGCGGCACGGCGGTCACCATTGTCGCCGTGCTGGCCGGCCTGCTGCTGGCCTGGGCGATCTCGCGCGCCATCACCCGGCCGCTCGGCGCCATCACCGGGGCGATGGGGCGTCTGGCCCAGGGCGACCTGAGCGTTGCCGTCACCCACGCCGATCGCCGGGACGAGATCGGCGCGCTGGCCCGCTCGCTCGAGGTCTTCAAGACCAACGCGCTGGAGATGGAGCGCATGCGCAAGGCGCAGGAGGAGAGCGAGCGCAAGGCCGCCGAGCACCGCCGCGAGACCATGATGCAGATGGCCGACACCTTCGAAAGCACGGTGAAGGGCATCGTCGACACCGTCGCCAATGCCGCCACCGGCATGCGCGACGCCGCCACGGCGCTGACCGCCACCGCGCAGGAGGCGAGCGAGCGCTCGCTGCTGGTCGCCAGCGCCTCGGAACAGGCGTCGGCCAACGTACAGACCGTCGCCACCGCGACGGAGGAACTGTCGGCCTCGATCTCCGAGATCGGCCAGCAGGTGGAGAACTCCACCCGCATCGCCACCCAGGCGGTGGCCGACGCCGACGGCGCCGACCGCACCATGCGCGAACTGGTGACCGCCGCCGAACAGATCGGCGCGGTGGTGGAGCTGATCAGCGGCATCGCGGCCCAGACCAACCTGCTGGCGCTGAACGCCACCATCGAGGCGGCGCGGGCGGGCGAGGCCGGCAAGGGCTTCGCCGTCGTGGCGAGCGAGGTGAAGGCGCTGGCCACCCAGACCGCCAAGGCGACCGACGAGATCCAGGCCAAGGTGCAGGAGATCCAGCACACGACCGGCGACGCCCAGAAGTCGATCGGCAGCATCGGCCGCACCATCGGCCGCATGAGCGAGATCACCACCGCCATCGCCGCCGCCATCGAGGAGCAGGCCTCCGCCACGCGGGAGATCGCCAGCAGCGTCACCCAGGCCGCCCAGGGCACCGAGGAGGTTTCGAGCAACATCGCCGGCGTCAGCACCGCCGTTCACGAGACCGGCGACGCCGCCGGCCGCGTCCGCGGCACCTCGCAGGAACTGGCCGCCGAAGCCGAGCGGCTGCGCCGGGAGGTCGGAACCTTCATCGCGACGGTGCGCGCGGCGTAA
- a CDS encoding DUF1127 domain-containing protein — MRHTDVTRSSGTFTAAPGAVPAADRVARVASRPLWRVLDLLFSALERRKQRQALMCLDDHLLKDIGVSRAEVEREASKPFWRG, encoded by the coding sequence ATGCGCCACACCGACGTGACCCGCAGTTCCGGCACTTTCACGGCAGCCCCGGGCGCCGTCCCGGCCGCCGACCGCGTCGCCCGTGTCGCCTCGCGTCCCCTCTGGCGGGTGCTCGACCTGTTGTTTTCCGCGCTGGAACGGCGCAAACAACGTCAGGCGTTGATGTGCCTCGACGACCATCTGCTGAAGGACATCGGCGTCAGCCGGGCCGAGGTGGAACGGGAAGCGTCGAAGCCGTTCTGGCGGGGATGA
- the rpoH gene encoding RNA polymerase sigma factor RpoH — protein sequence MATASNLPVIGSESNLSRYLQEIRKFPMLEPQREYMLAKRWQEHEDSGAAHQLVTSHLRLVAKIAMGYRGYGLPLSELISEGNVGMMQAVKRFDPDRGFRLATYAMWWIRAAIQEYILHSWSLVKMGTTAAQKKLFFNLRRLKGQMQAIEEGDLSPEQVQAIATKLDVPEQDVVNMNRRLASPDHSLNAPLRAESEGEWQDFLVDESANQEIILADREELGKRRKLLANAMTALNDRERDILTERRLREVPTTLEDLSQKYGISRERVRQIEVRAFEKLQKAIKAAAVEQKMETEA from the coding sequence ATGGCGACGGCGTCCAACCTTCCGGTGATCGGGTCCGAGAGCAATCTGTCCCGCTATCTCCAGGAAATCCGCAAGTTCCCGATGCTCGAGCCGCAGCGGGAATACATGCTGGCCAAGCGTTGGCAGGAGCATGAGGATTCCGGCGCCGCCCACCAGCTCGTCACCAGCCACCTGCGCCTGGTCGCCAAGATCGCCATGGGCTACCGCGGCTACGGCCTGCCTTTGTCGGAGCTGATCTCCGAAGGCAATGTCGGCATGATGCAGGCGGTCAAGCGGTTCGATCCCGACCGCGGATTCCGGCTGGCGACCTACGCCATGTGGTGGATTCGCGCGGCGATCCAGGAATACATCCTGCACAGCTGGTCGCTGGTGAAGATGGGCACCACCGCCGCCCAGAAGAAGCTGTTCTTCAACCTGCGCCGGCTGAAGGGCCAGATGCAGGCGATCGAGGAAGGCGACCTGTCGCCGGAGCAGGTCCAGGCCATCGCCACCAAGCTGGACGTGCCGGAACAGGACGTCGTCAACATGAACCGGCGCCTGGCCAGCCCCGACCATTCGCTGAACGCGCCCCTGCGGGCGGAGAGCGAGGGCGAATGGCAGGATTTCCTGGTGGACGAGAGCGCCAACCAGGAAATCATCCTGGCCGACCGCGAGGAGCTGGGAAAGCGCCGCAAGCTGCTGGCGAACGCCATGACCGCGCTGAACGACCGCGAGCGCGACATCCTGACCGAGCGCCGGCTGCGCGAGGTGCCGACGACGCTGGAGGATCTGTCGCAGAAATACGGCATCAGCCGCGAGCGCGTCCGCCAGATCGAGGTCCGCGCCTTCGAAAAGCTGCAGAAGGCGATCAAGGCCGCCGCGGTTGAACAGAAGATGGAAACGGAGGCGTAA
- a CDS encoding threo-3-hydroxy-L-aspartate ammonia-lyase, with product MPDMITASGTDTTGLAISYADVAGAAERIAGVAHRTPVLTSRTADALTGGALLFKCENFQRTGAFKIRGAYNAIARFTPVQRAVGVVAYSSGNHAQAIALAASMLRVKATIVMPMDAPAAKLAATRDYGAEVVLYDRYAEPPDAAVARVLEERGGTYIPPFDHPHVMAGQGTVAKELIEDVTAAGGAPLDILVVPTSGGGLLAGCAMAAKTLNPGCRVIGIEPEAGNDAQRSLRSGGIVRIEPPKTIADGAQSRAVGQLTFPVMQRLVDDIDTVTDDQLVDAMRFFASRMKMLVEPTGCLAAAAVLSGKLDVRGKRVGIVVTGGNVDLARFASLVQAG from the coding sequence ATGCCCGACATGATCACCGCAAGCGGAACCGATACCACCGGCCTCGCCATTTCCTACGCCGACGTGGCGGGCGCGGCGGAGCGGATCGCCGGCGTCGCCCACCGCACGCCGGTGCTGACCAGCCGCACCGCCGATGCGCTGACCGGCGGCGCGCTGCTGTTCAAGTGCGAGAATTTCCAGCGCACCGGCGCCTTCAAGATCCGCGGCGCCTACAACGCCATCGCCCGCTTCACGCCGGTGCAGCGCGCCGTCGGCGTCGTCGCCTATTCGTCCGGCAACCACGCCCAGGCCATCGCGCTGGCCGCGTCGATGCTGCGGGTGAAGGCCACCATCGTCATGCCGATGGACGCCCCGGCGGCCAAGCTGGCGGCGACCCGCGACTATGGCGCCGAGGTGGTGCTGTACGACCGCTATGCCGAGCCGCCCGACGCCGCCGTCGCCCGCGTGCTGGAGGAGCGGGGCGGCACCTACATCCCGCCCTTCGACCACCCGCATGTGATGGCCGGCCAGGGCACCGTCGCCAAGGAGCTGATCGAAGACGTGACGGCGGCGGGCGGCGCACCGCTCGATATCCTGGTCGTGCCGACCAGCGGCGGCGGGCTGCTGGCCGGCTGCGCCATGGCGGCGAAGACGCTGAACCCCGGCTGCCGCGTCATCGGAATCGAGCCGGAGGCCGGCAACGACGCCCAGCGGAGCCTGCGCAGCGGCGGCATCGTCCGCATCGAACCGCCGAAGACCATCGCCGACGGTGCCCAGAGCCGTGCGGTCGGCCAGCTGACCTTCCCGGTGATGCAGCGGCTGGTCGACGACATCGACACGGTCACCGACGACCAGCTGGTCGACGCCATGCGCTTCTTCGCCAGCCGGATGAAGATGCTGGTGGAGCCGACCGGCTGCCTCGCCGCCGCCGCGGTGCTGTCCGGCAAGCTGGATGTGCGCGGCAAGCGCGTCGGGATCGTCGTCACCGGCGGCAACGTCGATCTCGCCCGCTTCGCCTCGCTGGTGCAGGCGGGCTGA
- a CDS encoding threonine aldolase family protein, translating into MYDFRSDNVAGAAPQVMTALAASSSGTAAPYGNDPWTVRVTERLCAIFETEVAVFPVATGTAANALALSALVPPYGAVLCHDEAHIAIDECGAPEFFTGGAKLVPLAGEHGKLTPDAVSRHIARAGVGVVHRVQPAALSLTQATEAGTVYTPAEVEALVEAAHSNGMAVHMDGARFANAIARLGCAPADVTWRAGVDVLTLGGTKGGCLAAEAVVFFNPAMAEDFGFGRKRGGHLVSKMRFLSAQLDAWLADGLWLSLAAHANAMADRLTAGLTALPGVELAHPVEANELFVRLPAAYAEALEGAGYGFYRWDDGTARFVTAFDTPAAAVDGLLGILRSLQEKA; encoded by the coding sequence ATGTATGACTTCCGCAGCGACAATGTCGCCGGTGCCGCGCCCCAGGTGATGACGGCGCTGGCGGCATCGTCGTCCGGCACCGCCGCCCCCTACGGCAACGATCCCTGGACGGTGCGGGTGACGGAGCGGCTGTGCGCGATCTTCGAGACCGAGGTCGCGGTCTTCCCGGTCGCCACCGGCACCGCGGCCAACGCGCTGGCGCTGTCGGCGCTGGTGCCGCCCTATGGCGCCGTGCTGTGCCATGACGAGGCCCACATCGCCATCGACGAATGCGGCGCGCCGGAGTTCTTCACCGGCGGCGCCAAGCTGGTCCCGCTGGCCGGCGAGCATGGCAAGCTGACGCCCGACGCGGTGTCGCGCCACATCGCCAGGGCCGGCGTCGGCGTGGTCCACCGCGTGCAGCCCGCCGCCCTCAGCCTGACCCAGGCGACCGAGGCCGGCACCGTCTATACCCCGGCGGAGGTCGAGGCTCTGGTCGAGGCCGCCCATTCCAACGGCATGGCCGTGCATATGGACGGCGCCCGCTTCGCCAACGCCATCGCCCGGCTGGGCTGCGCGCCGGCCGACGTGACGTGGCGGGCCGGGGTCGACGTGCTGACGCTGGGCGGCACCAAGGGCGGCTGCCTCGCCGCCGAGGCGGTGGTGTTCTTCAACCCGGCGATGGCCGAGGATTTCGGCTTCGGCCGCAAGCGCGGCGGCCATCTGGTGTCGAAGATGCGCTTCCTGTCGGCGCAGCTCGACGCCTGGCTGGCCGACGGCTTGTGGCTGAGCCTCGCCGCCCACGCCAACGCGATGGCCGACCGGCTGACCGCCGGGCTGACCGCGCTTCCCGGCGTCGAGCTGGCCCATCCGGTCGAGGCCAACGAGCTGTTCGTCCGCCTGCCGGCGGCATATGCCGAGGCGTTGGAGGGGGCCGGCTACGGCTTTTACCGTTGGGATGACGGCACCGCGCGATTCGTGACGGCGTTCGACACGCCGGCGGCGGCGGTGGACGGCTTGCTGGGTATTTTGCGCAGTCTGCAAGAAAAGGCTTGA